In Eulemur rufifrons isolate Redbay chromosome 3, OSU_ERuf_1, whole genome shotgun sequence, a single window of DNA contains:
- the KLHL38 gene encoding kelch-like protein 38, producing MDEESPDGLLFKDHDFSSDLLRQLNGLRQSRILTDVSICTGTQEVPCHRNVLASSSPYFRAMFCSNFRENREAKVQLKGIDSPTLDQIVSYVYTGEVRIAADNVLPLMEAASMLQYPKLFEACSSYLQSQLAPSNCLGMLRLAEILSCETLRKKAREVALTYFPEVAASADLKELCALELRDYLGDDGLCGEEEKVFEALMAWIKHDLQARKQHVQELFEQVRLQYIHPAFFHHFISNDALLQSSPACQTILETAKRQLFSLYGTATPDCKPLSHVPPRNSYQDFLILLGGRKDSQQTTRDVLLYSRQTGQWKSLAKLPTRLYKASAVTLHRSVYVLGGMAVSSGRSLVSHNVYIFSLKLNQWRLGEPMLAARYSHRSTAHKNFIFSIGGIGEGQEFMGSMERYDSIFNVWESMASMPVGVLHPAVAVKDQRLYLFGGEDIMQNPVRLIQVYHVSRNTWFKMETRMIKNVCAPAVVLGERIVIVGGYTRRILAYDPQSNKFVKCADMKDRTMHHGATVMGNKLYVTGGRRLTTDCNIEDSASFDCYDPETDTWTSQGQLPHKLFDHACLTLQCIPHMPPLP from the exons ATGGACGAGGAGTCACCAGACGGGCTGCTCTTCAAGGACCATGACTTCTCCTCTGACTTGCTGCGGCAGCTCAATGGCTTAAGACAAAGCAGGATCCTGACTGATGTGAGCATCTGCACCGGTACCCAGGAGGTCCCCTGCCACCGCAATGTGCTGGCCTCCAGCAGCCCCTACTTCCGGGCCATGTTCTGCAGCAACTTCCGGGAGAACAGAGAGGCCAAAGTCCAGCTGAAAGGCATCGACTCCCCAACCCTGGACCAGATTGTGTCCTATGTGTACACGGGGGAGGTGCGCATCGCCGCCGACAACGTCCTTCCCTTGATGGAGGCAGCTTCCATGCTGCAGTACCCCAAGCTGTTTGAGGCCTGCTCCTCATACCTGCAGAGCCAGCTGGCTCCCAGCAACTGCCTGGGCATGCTCAGGCTCGCAGAAATCCTAAGCTGCGAGACCCTCAGAAAGAAAGCCAGGGAGGTGGCCCTGACGTACTTCCCAGAGGTGGCCGCATCTGCTGACCTGAAGGAGCTCTGCGCCTTGGAGTTGAGAGACTACCTCGGAGATGACGGGCtctgtggggaggaggaaaaggtgTTTGAGGCCCTCATGGCTTGGATCAAGCACGACCTCCAGGCCCGGAAACAACATGTGCAGGAACTGTTTGAGCAGGTCAGGCTCCAGTACATCCACCCAGCCTTCTTCCACCACTTCATCTCCAACGACGCCCTCCTGCAATCCTCGCCTGCGTGCCAGACCATCCTGGAGACGGCCAAGAGGCAGCTGTTCTCTTTGTATGGCACCGCCACCCCAGACTGCAAACCCCTGTCGCATGTCCCTCCAAGGAACTCTTACCAAGATTTCCTCATCCTCTTGGGGGGACGGAAGGACAGCCAGCAGACCACCAGGGACGTCCTGCTGTACAGCAGACAGACTGGCCAATGGAAGAGCCTCGCCAAACTCCCCACCCGCCTGTACAAGGCCTCGGCTGTCACCTTGCACCGCAGCGTCTACGTGCTCGGGGGCATGGCTGTCAGCTCAGGGAGGAGTCTGGTCAGCCACAACGTCTACATCTTCTCCCTGAAACTCAATCAGTGGAGGCTGGGGGAGCCCATGCTGGCAGCCCGCTACTCTCACAGAAGCACTGCCCATAAGAACTTCATCTTCTCCATCGGGGGAATTGGGGAAGGGCAGGAGTTCATGGGCTCCATGGAGAGGTATGACAGCATCTTCAACGTCTGGGAGAGTATGGCCAGCATGCCAGTGGGGGTTCTCCATCCTGCCGTCGCTGTGAAAGACCAAAGACTCTACCTCTTTGGGGGAGAGGACATCATGCAGAACCCTGTGCGCCTTATCCAG GTTTATCACGTTTCCAGAAACACGTGGTTCAAAATGGAGACTAGAATGATCAAGAATGTGTGCGCCCCTGCAGTGGTGCTTGGGGAGCGGATCGTCATTGTGGGAG GTTACACAAGGAGGATTCTTGCCTATGACCCTCAGTCCAACAAATTTGTCAAATGTGCGGACATGAAGGACCGGACGATGCACCACGGGGCCACGGTGATGGGGAACAAGCTGTATGTGACAGGCGGGCGGCGGCTGACCACAGACTGCAACATTGAAGACTCAGCCTCCTTCGATTGCTACGACCCTGAGACGGACACCTGGACATCCCAGGGACAGCTGCCTCACAAACTCTTCGACCACGCCTGCCTCACTCTCCAGTGCATACCCCACATGCCCCCCCTTCCATGA